In Hwangdonia lutea, a single window of DNA contains:
- a CDS encoding cation:proton antiporter, whose translation MLELAGIIILGILAQWVAWKFKIPAILPLILIGLFVGPIAAEYLSADGSKWIEPIWNGKKGLFPGEGLYYFVSLAISIILFEGGLTLKRAEIKNVGPVITKLITLGSAITFFGAGILARFIFDLSWELSFLFAGLVIVTGPTVITPILRNIPLKKDVSTVLKWEGILIDPIGALVAVLVFEFISVGGDSGFTKTAFMEFGKIILFGTTFGFTFAHALAFAINKKLIPHYLLNVVSLSTVLLVFVESEVFAHESGLLAVVVMGMVLGNSKLENLKELLYFKESLSVLLISILFILLAANIDIDDLMLLYTWKTVILFAVIVFVIRPLAVFLSTLGSNLKLNEKLFISWVGPRGIVAAGIASLFGSKLLRQGVAGAEYITPLVFMIVLGTVLLNATTARRFAKLVGVFLTKSEGILIVGASKISRLLGHYLHTNNRHVVLIDSNERNIQKAKELGLEAITTNIYSDRLMDNIELNDMGYLMALTGNPDINKYAINKFSKQFGENGSFRLVTTNEMLDENNNPREGLFSHTDDFSALIELTRRHPSIQEIDLKDKEHYESLIKITNEDKDIIPLFIKDNEDELHIISSYNMEVDKIEDGFQLVYLGKPFDVEKV comes from the coding sequence ATGTTAGAATTAGCAGGTATTATCATTTTAGGCATATTAGCGCAATGGGTAGCATGGAAATTTAAAATCCCCGCCATTTTACCCTTAATTTTAATAGGGTTGTTTGTAGGACCAATAGCTGCCGAATATTTAAGTGCAGATGGTTCTAAATGGATTGAGCCTATTTGGAATGGTAAAAAAGGGCTGTTTCCGGGCGAAGGTTTATACTATTTTGTATCGCTGGCCATAAGTATTATTCTTTTTGAGGGTGGCTTAACCTTAAAGCGAGCAGAAATAAAGAATGTGGGTCCCGTTATTACTAAATTAATCACCTTAGGTTCTGCCATTACATTTTTTGGTGCCGGTATATTGGCTCGTTTTATTTTTGATTTAAGTTGGGAACTATCCTTTTTATTTGCAGGCTTGGTTATTGTTACCGGACCCACCGTAATTACACCGATATTAAGAAATATTCCGCTTAAAAAAGATGTTTCTACCGTGTTAAAATGGGAAGGTATTTTAATAGACCCCATTGGTGCTTTGGTGGCTGTATTGGTGTTTGAGTTTATAAGTGTTGGTGGCGACAGCGGTTTTACAAAAACGGCCTTTATGGAGTTTGGTAAAATTATTCTTTTTGGCACAACTTTCGGGTTTACCTTTGCGCACGCCTTGGCCTTTGCGATTAATAAAAAGTTAATTCCGCACTATCTGCTTAATGTTGTGTCGCTATCCACAGTACTATTGGTTTTTGTTGAATCTGAAGTTTTTGCTCACGAATCTGGACTTTTAGCGGTTGTAGTTATGGGTATGGTTTTGGGCAATAGTAAGTTGGAAAACCTAAAAGAACTGCTCTACTTTAAAGAATCGTTAAGTGTTTTATTAATTTCTATTTTATTCATTCTATTGGCGGCAAACATTGATATTGATGATTTAATGCTGCTTTACACCTGGAAAACCGTTATACTTTTTGCTGTTATTGTATTTGTTATTAGGCCTTTGGCGGTGTTTTTAAGTACACTCGGGTCTAATTTAAAGCTTAACGAAAAACTGTTTATTAGTTGGGTTGGACCGCGCGGAATTGTGGCCGCCGGAATTGCGTCGTTATTTGGTAGTAAACTGTTACGTCAAGGTGTTGCAGGTGCTGAATACATTACGCCTTTAGTGTTTATGATTGTTTTAGGAACCGTTTTATTAAACGCTACAACAGCGCGACGGTTTGCAAAATTGGTGGGTGTGTTTTTAACAAAATCGGAAGGTATATTAATCGTAGGTGCATCTAAGATATCTAGATTGCTCGGGCATTATCTTCATACAAACAATAGGCATGTGGTACTTATTGATAGTAATGAAAGAAACATACAAAAAGCAAAAGAACTGGGGCTGGAAGCCATAACCACAAATATATATTCGGACAGATTGATGGATAATATCGAGTTAAACGACATGGGCTATTTAATGGCGCTTACCGGAAATCCAGATATAAATAAATACGCTATAAATAAATTTAGCAAGCAATTTGGTGAAAACGGATCGTTTAGATTAGTAACAACAAACGAGATGTTAGATGAGAATAACAATCCAAGAGAAGGTTTGTTTTCACACACTGATGATTTTAGCGCTTTAATAGAATTAACAAGAAGGCATCCATCAATTCAGGAAATTGATTTAAAGGATAAAGAACATTACGAAAGCCTAATTAAAATAACCAATGAGGACAAGGATATTATACCGTTATTTATAAAAGACAATGAAGATGAGCTTCATATTATATCGTCTTATAACATGGAGGTTGATAAAATTGAAGACGGATTTCAATTGGTGTATTTAGGAAAACCTTTTGATGTGGAAAAAGTATAA
- a CDS encoding universal stress protein, which yields MIETVSLKPFKSIGIGVAYSPNLKANLFEAARLAIFFGSKLFLIHVGENSEEKINMLKVILNSFEKDNLDYEVVFKIGNPVDVILSTTDEKKIDLLILGALQREQFLKYYVGSIARKITRNAKCSVLLLIKPAVERVPCDHIVVNGLKDPKTEQTIKLAFYVATKLSTEKITIVEEIKQDQIAVKVDDDKSLRRANIIKERIKLRENSRIKEIISHIPETYTQNKTIKLQPIFGKKGYSIGHYAQISRADLLVMNAPSKMTFWDRLFPHDIEHILTELPTDVLILQ from the coding sequence TTGATAGAAACCGTGTCGTTAAAACCCTTTAAAAGTATTGGAATTGGTGTCGCTTATTCACCCAACTTAAAAGCCAATCTCTTTGAAGCCGCTCGGTTAGCCATATTTTTTGGTTCTAAACTGTTTTTAATACACGTTGGAGAAAACTCCGAGGAAAAAATAAACATGCTCAAAGTTATTCTAAATAGCTTTGAAAAAGACAACCTAGATTACGAAGTGGTTTTTAAAATAGGTAATCCGGTAGACGTGATTTTATCAACCACGGATGAAAAGAAAATAGACCTTTTAATTCTTGGCGCCTTACAGCGCGAGCAGTTTTTAAAATATTACGTAGGCTCCATTGCCAGAAAAATTACGCGTAACGCTAAATGCTCTGTTTTACTGTTGATAAAACCTGCGGTTGAACGCGTGCCCTGTGACCATATTGTGGTTAACGGCTTAAAAGACCCGAAAACAGAGCAAACCATTAAGTTGGCTTTTTATGTTGCCACGAAGTTAAGCACTGAAAAAATTACGATTGTTGAAGAAATTAAGCAAGACCAAATTGCGGTAAAAGTTGATGATGATAAATCCCTAAGACGCGCCAATATTATTAAAGAACGTATTAAACTTAGGGAAAACTCCAGAATAAAGGAAATTATAAGCCATATTCCCGAAACTTACACCCAAAACAAAACCATAAAATTACAGCCTATTTTTGGTAAAAAAGGGTATTCTATTGGTCATTATGCACAAATTTCTCGAGCCGATTTATTAGTGATGAATGCCCCATCAAAAATGACGTTCTGGGATCGCTTGTTCCCACACGATATCGAGCATATTTTAACCGAATTACCAACCGATGTATTGATTTTACAATGA
- a CDS encoding SulP family inorganic anion transporter encodes MSPKKNNLRAFIKDLPKNIFSGFVVSLIALPLGLGLAMASDAPPIAGIITGVVGGIAVSILGGSHVTIVGLGNGMVGVTLVAITTLGLESAYVAIMCSGILLVLLGVFRMGALADFFPSSAIQGMLAAIGLIILGKQFHIMLAHRIQREDTIDYLFEIPFSINDAINYKNTGLIYAALAGILGLVIMLFYSKIRNKYLQLIPAPMWIVLLSIGFSYYFEFGLHEPNPIAKEYMISGIPTIQNIISDIPTPDFSNIWSFSFWGSVLGLTFISGIESLLSIKAVDKLDPEKRRSNVNRDLKGLGLATVGSGLLGGLNVVTVIARSSVNVNNGASNRSSNFFHAVFLVLFIVLFSTQLTRIPLPALMAILVYAGYKLASPRIVTKIFSIGKEQLIIFLVTLILTLKIGLITGIIAGVITTLIIHFIINKSVGLFFRNVLKPNVLMFKESGDDNNYYVSVKHFCSFLNYYRLKRQLDAVPENEDVIVDFSLCEFVDHTVMENMNSYQELFDKRGGHFDVIGLDMHDTDSKHPFALRRMLPVPRIIKNSLTRRQTNMEILAEDYHFDYHPKKEKEVSFLNQFQFFSTKHINHIYNKLEHRKNAISLFDIEFSEGELIAKEVVRSTMLHIELNHTIPKFTLDREGFLEKVSALAGFKDIDIENHDDFSDRFYLQGENEKAISAFFNDDVTHFFESNPYYHVESNGNSILIFGKERLASIKEIKALFDFGKRLKQTITTLPDKA; translated from the coding sequence ATGAGTCCGAAAAAAAATAATTTAAGAGCCTTTATTAAGGATTTGCCTAAAAATATTTTTTCGGGGTTTGTAGTGAGCCTTATTGCATTGCCATTGGGTTTAGGCCTTGCCATGGCCAGTGATGCCCCTCCCATTGCAGGTATTATTACTGGTGTTGTTGGTGGTATTGCCGTGTCTATTTTAGGCGGAAGCCATGTTACTATTGTTGGGCTGGGAAATGGTATGGTTGGTGTTACTTTAGTCGCTATAACTACGCTTGGGCTTGAAAGTGCTTATGTAGCTATTATGTGCTCTGGTATTTTGTTGGTGCTTTTAGGGGTGTTTAGAATGGGCGCTCTTGCCGATTTTTTTCCATCGTCTGCCATTCAGGGTATGCTTGCAGCTATTGGGCTTATTATTTTAGGCAAACAATTTCATATTATGCTTGCGCATAGAATCCAGCGCGAGGATACTATTGATTATCTTTTTGAAATTCCCTTTTCTATTAACGACGCCATAAATTACAAAAATACAGGCTTAATTTATGCTGCATTGGCTGGTATTTTAGGCTTGGTTATCATGTTGTTTTATTCAAAAATCAGGAATAAATATTTACAGCTTATCCCTGCCCCTATGTGGATTGTATTGTTATCCATAGGGTTCAGTTACTATTTTGAGTTTGGTTTGCACGAGCCCAATCCTATCGCTAAAGAATATATGATTTCTGGCATTCCAACCATTCAAAATATAATTTCGGATATTCCAACACCAGATTTTAGCAATATATGGTCGTTTTCATTTTGGGGCAGTGTTTTGGGTTTAACGTTTATTTCGGGCATCGAATCGCTATTGAGCATTAAAGCGGTTGATAAATTAGACCCGGAAAAAAGGCGCTCCAATGTTAACAGAGACCTTAAAGGATTGGGATTGGCTACGGTTGGTAGCGGACTTTTGGGCGGGTTGAATGTGGTAACCGTTATTGCGCGTAGCTCGGTTAATGTAAACAATGGCGCGAGCAACCGGTCGTCAAACTTTTTTCATGCCGTTTTTTTAGTGTTATTTATTGTTTTGTTTAGTACACAACTCACCAGGATTCCGCTGCCGGCATTAATGGCTATATTAGTTTACGCCGGCTATAAATTAGCATCGCCACGCATTGTTACCAAAATATTTTCAATAGGCAAAGAGCAACTTATCATTTTTTTAGTAACCTTGATTCTAACTTTAAAAATAGGATTGATAACAGGTATAATCGCTGGCGTAATAACCACTTTAATCATTCATTTTATTATTAATAAAAGTGTTGGACTATTTTTTAGAAACGTTTTAAAACCCAATGTTTTAATGTTTAAGGAGAGTGGCGACGACAACAACTATTACGTAAGTGTTAAACATTTTTGCAGTTTTTTGAATTATTACAGGCTTAAAAGACAGCTTGATGCGGTACCAGAAAATGAAGATGTAATTGTAGATTTTTCACTGTGTGAATTTGTTGATCACACGGTTATGGAAAACATGAATAGCTACCAAGAATTATTTGATAAACGAGGTGGACATTTTGATGTTATTGGGTTGGACATGCACGATACCGATTCCAAACACCCATTTGCTTTAAGGCGCATGCTTCCCGTGCCAAGAATTATAAAAAACAGTTTAACAAGGCGCCAAACCAATATGGAGATTTTGGCCGAAGACTACCACTTTGATTACCATCCTAAAAAAGAAAAAGAGGTGTCGTTTTTAAATCAGTTTCAGTTTTTCAGCACGAAGCATATCAATCATATTTACAATAAATTAGAGCACAGGAAAAACGCGATTTCTTTATTTGATATCGAATTTTCAGAAGGTGAACTTATCGCTAAAGAAGTGGTGCGCTCTACCATGCTTCATATCGAATTAAATCACACCATCCCAAAATTTACCTTAGATCGAGAAGGTTTTTTGGAAAAGGTGTCGGCGCTTGCAGGTTTTAAGGATATCGACATTGAAAACCACGACGATTTTTCCGATCGTTTTTATTTGCAGGGCGAAAACGAAAAGGCCATTAGCGCTTTTTTTAATGACGATGTAACGCATTTTTTTGAGAGTAACCCATACTACCACGTGGAATCTAACGGAAACTCAATATTGATTTTCGGAAAGGAACGTTTAGCCAGTATAAAAGAGATTAAAGCCTTGTTCGACTTTGGTAAGCGTTTAAAGCAAACCATTACAACCCTGCCTGACAAAGCTTAA
- a CDS encoding SLC13 family permease, translated as MDLIITFVIILFGVFLFVKDYFSIDTTSILIMALFIIAGVLSPEEGFSGFNHPATITLGCIFVVSGGIFSSGILDGLSYKIIKLAKIHYSIALIVFCSISGLFSAFVNDTAVVALLLPIALTVCKETKIAPSMLLMPISFAALFGGTCTLIGTSTNILVSSYAKKYGVEEFGMFEFSTAALCLLAIGFAYIFVLGPILLPKSRGANQEFTRKAETYITELYVDKNCKDIGVPIENTMLVKDFNVNILSILRNDILKHNFDVNTKVLEGDILKIIAPPETLSRLLDIEGYSVKGSKRMKKAEDKYQTFTLYEVIIPFGSGLSENSLKQINFRRQYNSSVIAIRQRGEVKYHKLNNVILKEGDMLLMLGEEAEINNLESHNLIVRLSEYKKKNTNYKKAIPAVLIGIGVVLAAAVNLTSILISAMVGALLMILLGVLKPIEAYKTVEWKVIFMMAGVLSMGTALEKTGGATLIANFIQDTLGQYSAHITLSIIYLFTLICTNLISSKAAAALMVPIVISLAQGMQISERPFLVAVMFACSLTFMTPMSYPTNTMVYAPGNYKFTDFLKIGTPLNILIWLAASFIIPYFFPF; from the coding sequence ATGGACCTTATAATAACTTTTGTCATTATACTGTTTGGAGTTTTTCTTTTTGTTAAAGATTATTTTTCAATTGATACGACTTCAATACTTATTATGGCCCTGTTTATTATTGCCGGTGTATTAAGTCCTGAAGAAGGTTTTTCGGGGTTTAACCATCCAGCGACCATAACATTGGGCTGTATTTTTGTTGTAAGCGGGGGCATTTTTAGCTCTGGTATTTTAGATGGATTAAGCTATAAAATTATAAAACTTGCAAAAATACACTATAGTATTGCGTTAATTGTTTTTTGCAGTATTTCCGGCTTGTTTTCGGCATTTGTTAATGATACTGCTGTTGTGGCCTTATTACTTCCAATTGCTTTAACGGTTTGTAAAGAAACCAAAATAGCACCTAGCATGTTGCTTATGCCCATTTCTTTTGCGGCTCTTTTTGGGGGTACTTGCACTTTAATAGGCACTTCTACCAACATTTTGGTAAGCAGCTATGCAAAAAAATATGGTGTCGAAGAGTTTGGCATGTTTGAGTTTAGCACCGCAGCCTTATGTTTGTTGGCAATTGGGTTTGCTTATATTTTTGTTTTAGGTCCTATTTTATTACCTAAAAGCAGAGGTGCAAACCAAGAGTTTACCCGAAAGGCCGAAACATATATTACTGAATTATATGTTGATAAAAATTGCAAGGATATAGGTGTGCCCATTGAAAACACCATGCTTGTTAAAGATTTTAATGTAAATATTCTTTCCATACTTCGCAATGACATTTTAAAACACAATTTTGATGTTAACACCAAGGTTTTAGAAGGCGATATATTAAAAATTATTGCTCCTCCGGAAACATTATCCAGATTATTGGATATTGAAGGTTACAGTGTTAAAGGCAGTAAACGCATGAAAAAAGCCGAAGACAAATACCAAACCTTCACTTTGTACGAAGTTATTATTCCTTTTGGTTCAGGTTTATCGGAAAACTCATTAAAGCAAATTAATTTTAGAAGACAATATAACTCTTCGGTTATTGCCATTCGCCAACGCGGAGAGGTTAAATACCACAAACTTAATAACGTTATCTTAAAAGAGGGCGATATGTTGCTCATGTTGGGCGAGGAGGCAGAAATAAACAACCTGGAATCTCACAACTTAATTGTTAGGCTTTCTGAATACAAAAAAAAGAACACCAATTATAAAAAAGCTATTCCTGCAGTTTTAATTGGAATTGGAGTTGTTTTAGCTGCTGCGGTTAACCTCACATCTATTTTAATAAGCGCCATGGTAGGTGCCTTATTAATGATATTATTGGGCGTTTTAAAACCCATTGAAGCATATAAAACCGTAGAATGGAAAGTCATTTTTATGATGGCGGGCGTACTTTCAATGGGTACCGCACTTGAAAAAACAGGAGGAGCTACTTTAATTGCCAATTTTATTCAAGATACCTTGGGGCAATATAGTGCACATATTACCTTAAGCATAATTTACCTGTTTACATTAATATGTACCAACTTAATTTCCAGTAAAGCGGCTGCGGCCTTAATGGTGCCCATTGTAATTAGTCTGGCGCAGGGTATGCAAATTAGCGAACGTCCTTTTTTGGTGGCTGTAATGTTTGCCTGCTCGCTTACTTTTATGACACCCATGAGCTATCCAACAAATACCATGGTTTATGCTCCGGGAAATTACAAGTTTACCGATTTTTTAAAAATAGGAACGCCTCTTAATATTTTAATATGGTTGGCAGCGTCGTTTATTATTCCTTATTTTTTTCCTTTTTAA
- a CDS encoding DUF202 domain-containing protein gives MKLLRFGRDFKPDQEVILRDYLAIERTRLANERTLLSYIRSSLYLLLGGIAFFQLKEFSNFEYLALLSLVFSAIFFVIGIYRFTLLKKSLKRLYYMSEKQENNINN, from the coding sequence ATGAAACTATTGAGATTTGGTCGAGATTTTAAACCAGACCAAGAGGTAATATTAAGAGATTATCTGGCCATAGAACGCACACGACTTGCAAATGAAAGAACACTTTTGTCGTATATCCGCTCGTCGCTGTATTTGCTTTTGGGAGGCATAGCGTTTTTTCAGCTTAAAGAGTTTTCAAATTTTGAATATCTGGCATTATTATCTTTAGTTTTTAGTGCTATTTTTTTTGTTATAGGAATTTATAGGTTTACTCTATTAAAAAAGAGCTTAAAAAGACTGTATTATATGAGTGAAAAGCAAGAGAATAATATAAATAACTAG
- a CDS encoding MBL fold metallo-hydrolase gives MNLYPINAGNFKLDGGAMFGVVPKSLWQRTNPADANNMIDIAARCLLIEDGNRLILIDNGMGDKQSSKFFGYYHPWGNDTLDSSLKKHGFHKDDVTDVFLTHLHFDHCGGSIKWNSQKTGYETAFKNAHFWSNKNHWQWATQPNIRERASFLKENILPMEESGQLKFTALPDTDLLKNSALGFDIFFANGHTDKQMIPMINYKGKTICFMADLLPTVGHLPLPYVMGYDTRPLLTLDEKEKFLNLAADNNFYLFLEHDAHNEIITVKHTEKGVRLANIFTTNDIFN, from the coding sequence ATGAACTTATACCCCATTAATGCCGGAAATTTTAAGCTCGATGGTGGCGCCATGTTTGGTGTGGTTCCAAAATCGTTGTGGCAACGTACCAATCCTGCCGATGCCAATAATATGATTGATATTGCCGCACGCTGCTTGCTTATTGAAGATGGTAATCGCCTTATTTTAATAGATAATGGCATGGGCGACAAACAATCCAGTAAATTTTTTGGTTACTATCACCCATGGGGAAACGACACTTTAGATAGCTCACTTAAAAAACACGGGTTTCATAAAGATGATGTTACCGATGTGTTTTTAACGCATTTACATTTTGACCACTGCGGCGGAAGCATAAAATGGAACAGCCAAAAAACTGGTTACGAAACCGCATTTAAAAATGCACATTTTTGGAGCAACAAAAACCATTGGCAGTGGGCTACCCAACCCAACATACGTGAACGCGCTTCGTTTTTAAAGGAGAATATTTTACCTATGGAAGAAAGTGGGCAATTAAAATTTACCGCCCTTCCGGATACCGATTTACTTAAAAACTCAGCCCTTGGTTTCGATATATTTTTTGCCAATGGGCACACCGATAAGCAAATGATTCCTATGATTAACTACAAGGGGAAAACCATTTGTTTTATGGCCGATTTACTGCCAACCGTTGGGCATTTGCCCTTGCCCTATGTTATGGGTTACGATACTAGACCCCTTTTAACTTTAGACGAAAAAGAAAAATTTTTAAACCTAGCCGCCGATAATAATTTCTATCTATTTTTAGAGCACGATGCCCATAACGAAATTATTACCGTAAAACACACTGAAAAAGGCGTGCGATTGGCTAATATTTTTACAACAAACGATATATTCAATTAA
- a CDS encoding S8 family peptidase: MNLKKSFLLTALIASIFYGCGGTANIISTPVENIDAIPLKVSELTEAEKQNWGHLDLVQDTIPGMSVDKAYAEIIKNKKGKSVIVAVIDSGIDIDHEDLNANIWTNTKEIPNNGKDDDNNGYVDDIHGWNFLGDAYDEQLEYVRLIASGDTSNPRYNEAVALHEKESKKYLETKTRYDQIAMAVKNADDILTQHFGKSDYSIEEVNKIETEDQNLSQAIQIAKSMDLNDLTLAEAKKEINDALVSINERLNYHFNKDFRGRTTGDDINDLSDVGYGNGNVKPVKKAESHGTHVAGIIAAVRNNGKGANGVANNVEIMSIRAVPNGDEYDKDVALAIRYAVDNGAKVINGSFGKSFSPHAQWVRDAIKYASDNDVVFVHAAGNSGENVDVEPNFPDDNVNFVEISNTYIRVGSLTSKYGSTMVSTFSNYGKKNVDVFAPGSAIYSTFPENEYKSISGTSMAAPAVAGVAALIRSYFPKLTAAQVKQVILDSGLAVKTKVIVGGDTNNVKPFADLSKSSKIVNAYNALIMASKI; this comes from the coding sequence ATGAACTTAAAAAAATCATTCCTACTTACCGCATTAATAGCGTCAATATTTTACGGCTGTGGCGGTACCGCAAACATCATTTCAACCCCGGTTGAAAACATTGATGCCATCCCATTAAAGGTTTCAGAATTAACCGAAGCCGAAAAACAAAATTGGGGCCATTTAGATTTGGTACAAGACACCATTCCCGGGATGAGTGTAGATAAAGCTTACGCTGAAATTATTAAAAACAAAAAAGGAAAATCGGTTATTGTGGCTGTTATCGATTCTGGTATTGATATCGATCACGAAGATTTGAACGCCAACATTTGGACCAACACAAAAGAAATTCCGAACAACGGAAAAGACGATGATAATAATGGTTATGTTGACGATATTCACGGCTGGAATTTTTTAGGAGATGCCTACGATGAGCAATTGGAGTATGTACGCTTAATTGCCAGCGGAGACACCTCTAACCCGCGTTACAACGAAGCTGTGGCTTTACATGAAAAAGAATCAAAAAAATATTTGGAAACCAAAACCAGATACGACCAAATAGCCATGGCTGTTAAAAATGCCGACGACATTTTAACCCAACATTTTGGAAAAAGCGATTACAGCATTGAAGAGGTGAATAAAATTGAAACCGAAGACCAAAATTTATCTCAAGCTATTCAAATTGCTAAGAGTATGGATCTAAACGATTTAACTTTAGCTGAAGCCAAAAAAGAAATTAACGATGCGTTAGTAAGCATTAACGAACGTTTAAATTATCATTTTAATAAAGATTTTAGAGGGCGAACTACTGGAGATGATATTAACGATTTATCTGATGTAGGTTACGGCAATGGCAATGTTAAACCCGTAAAAAAAGCGGAATCTCACGGTACACATGTTGCCGGTATTATTGCAGCGGTACGCAACAACGGAAAAGGCGCAAATGGGGTTGCCAATAACGTTGAAATTATGTCTATAAGAGCTGTACCAAACGGCGATGAATACGATAAAGATGTTGCTTTGGCTATTCGCTACGCTGTAGATAATGGCGCTAAAGTAATTAACGGTAGTTTTGGTAAATCGTTTTCACCACACGCCCAATGGGTAAGAGATGCTATAAAATATGCTTCTGATAACGATGTGGTATTTGTACATGCGGCCGGTAACTCTGGCGAAAATGTTGATGTTGAGCCTAATTTCCCTGATGATAATGTTAATTTTGTTGAAATTTCAAACACCTATATTCGTGTTGGTTCCTTAACTTCAAAGTACGGGTCTACTATGGTTTCAACCTTTTCAAACTACGGTAAAAAGAATGTGGATGTATTTGCTCCCGGGTCTGCAATCTATTCTACATTCCCTGAAAACGAATACAAGAGCATTAGCGGAACTTCTATGGCAGCTCCTGCGGTTGCTGGTGTTGCGGCGTTAATTCGTTCGTATTTCCCAAAATTAACTGCGGCGCAGGTAAAACAGGTTATTTTAGATTCCGGACTTGCAGTTAAAACCAAAGTTATTGTTGGTGGCGATACCAATAACGTAAAACCTTTTGCCGATTTATCAAAATCATCAAAAATAGTTAACGCCTATAATGCATTGATCATGGCGTCAAAAATTTAA